A section of the Piliocolobus tephrosceles isolate RC106 chromosome 14, ASM277652v3, whole genome shotgun sequence genome encodes:
- the LOC111545962 gene encoding biogenesis of lysosome-related organelles complex 1 subunit 4-like, protein MEGSSSDRGAPPEGLAEEAEPQDAAWSGDSGTVSQSRSSASGPWEDKGAEDGARGRDLPLLRCAAAGYAACLLSGAEGRPEVEALDASLEDLLTRVDEFVDMPDMLRGDSSQVISQGVPRIHAKAAEMRHIYSRIHRLEAFVRMVGGRVARMEEQVTKAEAGLGAFPRAFKKLLHTMNVPSLFSKSAPSRPQQAGYEVPVLFRTEDYFPCCGERPQL, encoded by the coding sequence ATGGAGGGTAGCTCCTCAGATAGAGGAGCGCCCCCCGAGGGGCTGGCGGAAGAGGCCGAGCCTCAGGACGCCGCCTGGAGCGGGGACAGTGGCACTGTGTCCCAGAGCCGCAGCAGCGCCTCGGGGCCGTGGGAGGACAAGGGCGCGGAGGACGGTGCGCGGGGCCGCGACCTGCCGCTGCTTCGCTGCGCCGCTGCAGGCTACGCTGCCTGCCTGCTGTCTGGGGCCGAGGGGCGGCCCGAGGTCGAAGCCCTGGACGCGAGCCTGGAGGACCTGCTCACCAGAGTGGACGAGTTCGTGGACATGCCGGACATGCTTCGCGGTGACTCGTCCCAAGTCATCAGCCAGGGCGTGCCGCGCATCCACGCGAAGGCCGCCGAGATGCGGCACATCTACAGCAGGATCCACCGGCTGGAGGCCTTCGTGAGGATGGTGGGTGGCCGCGTGGCCAGGATGGAGGAGCAGGTCACCAAGGCCGAGGCCGGGCTGGGCGCCTTCCCCAGGGCGTTCAAGAAGCTCCTGCACACGATGAACGTGCCCTCGCTCTTTAGCAAGTCTGCTCCCTCGAGGCCACAGCAAGCCGGCTACGAAGTCCCCGTCCTGTTTCGGACCGAAGACTACTTCCCTTGTTGTGGTGAAAGGCCTCAGCTCTGA